A stretch of the Leopardus geoffroyi isolate Oge1 chromosome B2, O.geoffroyi_Oge1_pat1.0, whole genome shotgun sequence genome encodes the following:
- the SNRPC gene encoding U1 small nuclear ribonucleoprotein C: MPKFYCDYCDTYLTHDSPSVRKTHCSGRKHKENVKDYYQKWMEEQAQSLIDKTTAAFQQGKIPPTPFSAPPPAGAMIPPPPSLPGPPRPGMMPAPHMGGPPMMPMMGPPPPGMMPVGPAPGMRPPMGGHMPMMPGPPMMRPPARPMMVPTRPGMTRPDR; this comes from the exons ATGCCTAA GTTTTATTGTGACTACTGCGACACATACCTCACCCATGACTCT CCATCTGTGAGAAAGACACACTGCAGTGGTAGGAAACACAAAGAGAATGTGAAAGACTACTATCAGAAATGGATGGAAGAGCAAGCCCAGAGCCTGATCGACAAAACAA ctgCTGCATTTCAGCAAGGAAAGATCCCTCCTACTccattctctgctcctcctcctgcaggGGCGATGATTCCACCTCCCCCTAGTCTCC CGGGTCCTCCTCGCCCTGGTATGATGCCAGCACCCCATATGGGGGGCCCTCCCATGATGCCAATGAtgggccctcctcctcctgggatGATGCCAGTGGGACCTG CTCCTGGAATGAGGCCGCCTATGGGAGGCCACATGCCAATGATGCCTGGGCCCCCAATGATGAGACCTCCCGCCCGTCCCATGATGGTACCCACTCGGCCAGGAATGACTCGACCAGACAGATAA